A window of the Emys orbicularis isolate rEmyOrb1 chromosome 1, rEmyOrb1.hap1, whole genome shotgun sequence genome harbors these coding sequences:
- the LOC135874037 gene encoding olfactory receptor 52R1-like, with the protein MSDSNTSDFTNPSTFILVGIPGLEAAHVWISIPFFTMYAIAILGNFTILFIVRREPSLHGPMYYFLCMLAVTDLVLSTSTIPKMLSIFWFNSREISFSACLTQMYFIHCFSTMESGILLAMAFDRYVAICHPLRHSTILTNSVVAKIGLAVVLRSGILALPYPFLTRWWPYCRTNIIPHFCCGHMAVVKLACADIRISSYYGQFDLFSVIGMDVFFIAVSYSLILRAIFHLPTKDARLKTFGTCISHVCAILVLYIPELFFSLMYRFGHNVPLHFLVLIPSVFHPVPPVLHPIIYGMRTKQIRGRLLQLFTHKEI; encoded by the coding sequence atgtcagattccaacacaagcgacttcaccaacccctccaccttcatcctagTTGGCATTCCTGGCCTAGAGGCagcccatgtctggatctccatccccttcttcacCATGTACGCCATAGCCAttttggggaacttcaccatcctgttcatcgtGAGGAGGGAGCCAAGCCTCCAcgggcccatgtactatttcctctgcatgctggccgtcaCCGACCTGGTCCTGTCCACAAGCACCAtacccaaaatgctgagcatcttctggttcaattccagggagatcagttTTAGTGCCTgtctcacccagatgtacttcattcactgcttctcaacgatggagtctggaatcctcctggccatggcttttgatcgctacgtggccatctgccatcccctgagacattccaccatcctgacaaactCTGTTGTGGCCAAGATAGGCCTGGCCGTGGTGCTGCGCAGTGGCATACTCGCATTACCCTATCCCTTCCTGACGAGGtggtggccatattgcagaaccaacatcatcccccacttCTGTTGTGGGCATATggctgtggtgaagctggcctgcgctGACATCCGCATCAGTAGTTACTATGGCCAGTTTGATCTTTTCTCTGTGATCGGAATGGATGTGTTTTTTATTGCCGTGTCCTATTCTctgatcctcagggccatcttccacctccccacaaaggatgcccgGCTCAAAACTTTTGGGACCTGCATCTCTCATGTTTGTGCCATCTTAGTTTTGTACATCCCAGAGTTATTCTTCTCTCTCATGTACCGGTTTGGCCACAATGTGCCACTGCACTTCCTCGTTCTCATTCCCAGTGTGTTCCACCCGGTGCCCCCTGTGCTACACCCCATCATCTATGGgatgaggaccaaacagatccggggcaggctgctccagctgtTTACTCATAAAGAGATTTAA